A stretch of the Acomys russatus chromosome 23, mAcoRus1.1, whole genome shotgun sequence genome encodes the following:
- the Ptgfrn gene encoding prostaglandin F2 receptor negative regulator isoform X2: MRFPDKSSTPTFKAVCRGRVVRVPSGTLVRVVGTELVIPCNVSDYDGPSEQNFDWSFSTSGSSFVELASTWEVGFPAQQYRERLQRGDILLRRTANDAVELHIKNVQPSDQGHYKCSTPSTDATVQGNYEDTVQVKVLADALVVGPSSRPPPGLSLREGEPFELRCIASTMSPLHTHLALRWELHRGPVHRSILALSHEGRFHPGLGYEQRYHSGDVRLDTVGSDAYRLSVARALSADQGSYRCVVSEWITEQGNWQEIQEKAVEVATVVIQPTALQLAVPRTVSVTEGKDLDLSCNITTDRVDDVRPEVTWYFKKTPDTSLLASHMLARLDRDSLVHSSPHVALSHVDTRSYHLLVRDVSKENSGYYLCLVALWAPGHNRSWHKVAETVSAPSSVSVTWLEPEYQVYLNASKIPGFSDDPTELQCRVVDTKRVEAGVRLTVSWYYRMNRRSDDVVASELLAVMDGDWTLRYGERSKQRAQDGEFIFSKEHTDTFSFRIQRTTEEDRGSYYCVVSAWTRQRNSSWVKSKDVFSKPVNIFWASEDSVLVVKARQPKPFFAAGNTFEMTCKVSSKNIKSPRYSVLITAEKPVGDLSSPNETKYIISLDQDSVVKVENWTDASRVDGVVLEKVQEDEFRYRMYQTQVSDAGLYRCVVTAWSPIGGSLWREAATSLSNPIEIDFQTSGPVFNASVHSDTPSVTRGDLIKLFCIVTVEGAVLDPDDMAFDVSWFAIHSFGLDKAPVLLSSLDRKGVVTTGQRDWKSTVSLERVSVLEFLLQVHGSEDQDFGNYYCSVTPWVRSPTGSWQREAEIHSRPIFITVKMDVLNAFKYPLLIGVGLSTVIGLLSCLIGYCSSHWCCKKEVRETRRERRRLMSMEMD; this comes from the exons CTGTCTGTCGCGGGCGTGTGGTGAGAGTCCCCTCGGGCACCCTGGTTCGGGTGGTAGGCACCGAGCTGGTGATCCCTTGCAATGTCAGTGACTATGACGGCCCCAGCGAGCAAAACTTTGACTGGAGCTTCTCGACTTCGGGGAGCAGCTTTGTGGAGcttgccagcacttgggaggtgggctTCCCCGCGCAGCAGTACCGGGAGCGGCTGCAGCGGGGTGACATCCTGCTGAGGAGAACTGCCAATGACGCTGTGGAACTGCACATAAAGAACGTCCAGCCCTCCGACCAAGGCCACTACAAGTGCTCAACCCCGAGCACAGACGCCACTGTCCAGGGCAACTATGAGGATACAGTGCAGGTTAAAG ttCTGGCAGATGCCCTGGTGGTGGGCCCCAGCTCTCGGCCTCCTCCGGGCCTGAGCCTGCGTGAGGGGGAGCCTTTTGAGTTGCGATGTATCGCATCTACCATGTCACCATTGCACACTCACCTGGCGCTTCGGTGGGAACTGCACCGTGGCCCAGTGCATCGCAGCATCCTAGCCCTAAGCCACGAGGGCAGGTTTCATCCAGGCCTTGGCTATGAGCAGCGCTACCACAGTGGGGACGTACGCCTGGACACAGTGGGCAGTGACGCCTACCGTCTCTCTGTGGCCCGGGCGCTGTCCGCAGACCAGGGTTCCTACAGGTGTGTGGTCAGCGAGTGGATCACAGAGCAAGGCAACTGGCAAGAAATCCAAGAAAAAGCTGTGGAGGTGGCTACTGTGGTGATCCAGCCGACAG CTCTGCAGTTGGCTGTGCCCAGGACAGTGTCCGTGACTGAAGGAAAAGACCTGGACCTTTCTTGTAACATCACCACAGACCGTGTGGATGATGTCCGGCCCGAGGTGACATGGTACTTCAAAAAGACACCGGATACCTCCTTGCTTGCCTCGCACATGCTGGCTCGGCTGGACCGGGATTCTCTGGTACACAGTTCACCGCACGTTGCCCTCAGCCATGTGGATACCCGCTCCTACCATCTACTGGTGCGAGATGTCAGCAAGGAAAACTCTGGGTACTACCTCTGCCTTGTGGCCCTCTGGGCTCCAGGGCACAACAGGAGCTGGCACAAGGTGGCAGAGACTGTGTCTGCCCCGTCCAGTGTAAGCGTGACCTGGCTAG aaCCGGAGTACCAGGTCTACCTGAACGCATCTAAGATCCCTGGGTTTTCAGATGACCCCACAGAACTGCAGTGCCGGGTGGTGGACACGAAGCGTGTGGAGGCCGGTGTCCGACTTACCGTGTCATGGTACTACAGGATGAACCGTCGCAGCGACGACGTGGTGGCCAGCGAGCTTCTCGCCGTCATGGATGGGGACTGGACTCTGAGATACGGGGAGAGGAGCAAGCAGCGGGCCCAGGATGGGGAGTTTATTTTCTCCAAGGAGCACACAGACACGTTCAGTTTCCGCATCCAAAGGACTACGGAGGAAGACAGGGGCAGTTACTACTGTGTTGTGTCTGCCTGGACCAGGCAGAGAAACAGCAGCTGGGTGAAAAGCAAGGATGTCTTCTCCAAGCCCGTCAACATATTCTGGGCCTCTGAAG ATTCCGTGCTCGTGGTGAAGGCCCGGCAGCCAAAGCCTTTCTTTGCCGCGGGGAATACATTCGAGATGACTTGCAAAGTGTCTTCCAAGAATATTAAGTCGCCACGCTATTCGGTCCTCATCACGGCTGAGAAGCCTGTCGGGGACCTCTCCAGTCCCAATGAAACCAAGTACATCATCTCCCTGGACCAGGATTCCGTGGTAAAGGTGGAGAACTGGACCGACGCGTCGCGAGTAGATGGCGTTGTGTTGGAAAAGGTTCAAGAGGACGAATTCCGATACCGAATGTACCAGACTCAGGTCTCTGATGCGGGGCTGTACCGCTGCGTGGTGACAGCCTGGTCTCCGATTGGGGGCAGCTTGTGGCGAGAGGCTGCGACTAGCCTCTCCAATCCTATTGAGATTGACTTCCAAACCTCAG GTCCCGTGTTTAATGCCTCCGTGCATTCAGACACGCCATCCGTCACCCGGGGAGATCTCATCAAGTTGTTCTGTATTGTCACTGTTGAAGGAGCTGTGCTGGATCCAG ACGACATGGCCTTCGATGTGTCCTGGTTTGCGATACACTCGTTTGGCTTGGACAAGGCTCCCGTCCTCCTATCCTCCCTGGACCGGAAGGGAGTCGTGACTACGGGCCAGAGGGACTGGAAGAGCACAGTCAGCCTAGAGCGAGTGAGCGTGCTGGAATTCTTGCTGCAAGTGCACGGTTCTGAGGACCAGGACTTCGGCAACTACTACTGTTCTGTGACTCCGTGGGTGCGGTCACCGACAGGCTCCTGGCAGCGGGAAGCTGAGATCCACTCCAGGCCCATCTTTATAACTGTGAAGATGGATG
- the Ptgfrn gene encoding prostaglandin F2 receptor negative regulator isoform X3, whose translation MGRPAPRPLLLALLSLAVCRGRVVRVPSGTLVRVVGTELVIPCNVSDYDGPSEQNFDWSFSTSGSSFVELASTWEVGFPAQQYRERLQRGDILLRRTANDAVELHIKNVQPSDQGHYKCSTPSTDATVQGNYEDTVQVKVLADALVVGPSSRPPPGLSLREGEPFELRCIASTMSPLHTHLALRWELHRGPVHRSILALSHEGRFHPGLGYEQRYHSGDVRLDTVGSDAYRLSVARALSADQGSYRCVVSEWITEQGNWQEIQEKAVEVATVVIQPTALQLAVPRTVSVTEGKDLDLSCNITTDRVDDVRPEVTWYFKKTPDTSLLASHMLARLDRDSLVHSSPHVALSHVDTRSYHLLVRDVSKENSGYYLCLVALWAPGHNRSWHKVAETVSAPSSVSVTWLEPEYQVYLNASKIPGFSDDPTELQCRVVDTKRVEAGVRLTVSWYYRMNRRSDDVVASELLAVMDGDWTLRYGERSKQRAQDGEFIFSKEHTDTFSFRIQRTTEEDRGSYYCVVSAWTRQRNSSWVKSKDVFSKPVNIFWASEDSVLVVKARQPKPFFAAGNTFEMTCKVSSKNIKSPRYSVLITAEKPVGDLSSPNETKYIISLDQDSVVKVENWTDASRVDGVVLEKVQEDEFRYRMYQTQVSDAGLYRCVVTAWSPIGGSLWREAATSLSNPIEIDFQTSGPVFNASVHSDTPSVTRGDLIKLFCIVTVEGAVLDPDDMAFDVSWFAIHSFGLDKAPVLLSSLDRKGVVTTGQRDWKSTVSLERVSVLEFLLQVHGSEDQDFGNYYCSVTPWVRSPTGSWQREAEIHSRPIFITVKMDVLNAFKYPLLIGVGLSTVIGLLSCLIGYCSSHWCCKKEVGLGALSSLHVKL comes from the exons CTGTCTGTCGCGGGCGTGTGGTGAGAGTCCCCTCGGGCACCCTGGTTCGGGTGGTAGGCACCGAGCTGGTGATCCCTTGCAATGTCAGTGACTATGACGGCCCCAGCGAGCAAAACTTTGACTGGAGCTTCTCGACTTCGGGGAGCAGCTTTGTGGAGcttgccagcacttgggaggtgggctTCCCCGCGCAGCAGTACCGGGAGCGGCTGCAGCGGGGTGACATCCTGCTGAGGAGAACTGCCAATGACGCTGTGGAACTGCACATAAAGAACGTCCAGCCCTCCGACCAAGGCCACTACAAGTGCTCAACCCCGAGCACAGACGCCACTGTCCAGGGCAACTATGAGGATACAGTGCAGGTTAAAG ttCTGGCAGATGCCCTGGTGGTGGGCCCCAGCTCTCGGCCTCCTCCGGGCCTGAGCCTGCGTGAGGGGGAGCCTTTTGAGTTGCGATGTATCGCATCTACCATGTCACCATTGCACACTCACCTGGCGCTTCGGTGGGAACTGCACCGTGGCCCAGTGCATCGCAGCATCCTAGCCCTAAGCCACGAGGGCAGGTTTCATCCAGGCCTTGGCTATGAGCAGCGCTACCACAGTGGGGACGTACGCCTGGACACAGTGGGCAGTGACGCCTACCGTCTCTCTGTGGCCCGGGCGCTGTCCGCAGACCAGGGTTCCTACAGGTGTGTGGTCAGCGAGTGGATCACAGAGCAAGGCAACTGGCAAGAAATCCAAGAAAAAGCTGTGGAGGTGGCTACTGTGGTGATCCAGCCGACAG CTCTGCAGTTGGCTGTGCCCAGGACAGTGTCCGTGACTGAAGGAAAAGACCTGGACCTTTCTTGTAACATCACCACAGACCGTGTGGATGATGTCCGGCCCGAGGTGACATGGTACTTCAAAAAGACACCGGATACCTCCTTGCTTGCCTCGCACATGCTGGCTCGGCTGGACCGGGATTCTCTGGTACACAGTTCACCGCACGTTGCCCTCAGCCATGTGGATACCCGCTCCTACCATCTACTGGTGCGAGATGTCAGCAAGGAAAACTCTGGGTACTACCTCTGCCTTGTGGCCCTCTGGGCTCCAGGGCACAACAGGAGCTGGCACAAGGTGGCAGAGACTGTGTCTGCCCCGTCCAGTGTAAGCGTGACCTGGCTAG aaCCGGAGTACCAGGTCTACCTGAACGCATCTAAGATCCCTGGGTTTTCAGATGACCCCACAGAACTGCAGTGCCGGGTGGTGGACACGAAGCGTGTGGAGGCCGGTGTCCGACTTACCGTGTCATGGTACTACAGGATGAACCGTCGCAGCGACGACGTGGTGGCCAGCGAGCTTCTCGCCGTCATGGATGGGGACTGGACTCTGAGATACGGGGAGAGGAGCAAGCAGCGGGCCCAGGATGGGGAGTTTATTTTCTCCAAGGAGCACACAGACACGTTCAGTTTCCGCATCCAAAGGACTACGGAGGAAGACAGGGGCAGTTACTACTGTGTTGTGTCTGCCTGGACCAGGCAGAGAAACAGCAGCTGGGTGAAAAGCAAGGATGTCTTCTCCAAGCCCGTCAACATATTCTGGGCCTCTGAAG ATTCCGTGCTCGTGGTGAAGGCCCGGCAGCCAAAGCCTTTCTTTGCCGCGGGGAATACATTCGAGATGACTTGCAAAGTGTCTTCCAAGAATATTAAGTCGCCACGCTATTCGGTCCTCATCACGGCTGAGAAGCCTGTCGGGGACCTCTCCAGTCCCAATGAAACCAAGTACATCATCTCCCTGGACCAGGATTCCGTGGTAAAGGTGGAGAACTGGACCGACGCGTCGCGAGTAGATGGCGTTGTGTTGGAAAAGGTTCAAGAGGACGAATTCCGATACCGAATGTACCAGACTCAGGTCTCTGATGCGGGGCTGTACCGCTGCGTGGTGACAGCCTGGTCTCCGATTGGGGGCAGCTTGTGGCGAGAGGCTGCGACTAGCCTCTCCAATCCTATTGAGATTGACTTCCAAACCTCAG GTCCCGTGTTTAATGCCTCCGTGCATTCAGACACGCCATCCGTCACCCGGGGAGATCTCATCAAGTTGTTCTGTATTGTCACTGTTGAAGGAGCTGTGCTGGATCCAG ACGACATGGCCTTCGATGTGTCCTGGTTTGCGATACACTCGTTTGGCTTGGACAAGGCTCCCGTCCTCCTATCCTCCCTGGACCGGAAGGGAGTCGTGACTACGGGCCAGAGGGACTGGAAGAGCACAGTCAGCCTAGAGCGAGTGAGCGTGCTGGAATTCTTGCTGCAAGTGCACGGTTCTGAGGACCAGGACTTCGGCAACTACTACTGTTCTGTGACTCCGTGGGTGCGGTCACCGACAGGCTCCTGGCAGCGGGAAGCTGAGATCCACTCCAGGCCCATCTTTATAACTGTGAAGATGGATG
- the Ptgfrn gene encoding prostaglandin F2 receptor negative regulator isoform X1, which produces MGRPAPRPLLLALLSLAVCRGRVVRVPSGTLVRVVGTELVIPCNVSDYDGPSEQNFDWSFSTSGSSFVELASTWEVGFPAQQYRERLQRGDILLRRTANDAVELHIKNVQPSDQGHYKCSTPSTDATVQGNYEDTVQVKVLADALVVGPSSRPPPGLSLREGEPFELRCIASTMSPLHTHLALRWELHRGPVHRSILALSHEGRFHPGLGYEQRYHSGDVRLDTVGSDAYRLSVARALSADQGSYRCVVSEWITEQGNWQEIQEKAVEVATVVIQPTALQLAVPRTVSVTEGKDLDLSCNITTDRVDDVRPEVTWYFKKTPDTSLLASHMLARLDRDSLVHSSPHVALSHVDTRSYHLLVRDVSKENSGYYLCLVALWAPGHNRSWHKVAETVSAPSSVSVTWLEPEYQVYLNASKIPGFSDDPTELQCRVVDTKRVEAGVRLTVSWYYRMNRRSDDVVASELLAVMDGDWTLRYGERSKQRAQDGEFIFSKEHTDTFSFRIQRTTEEDRGSYYCVVSAWTRQRNSSWVKSKDVFSKPVNIFWASEDSVLVVKARQPKPFFAAGNTFEMTCKVSSKNIKSPRYSVLITAEKPVGDLSSPNETKYIISLDQDSVVKVENWTDASRVDGVVLEKVQEDEFRYRMYQTQVSDAGLYRCVVTAWSPIGGSLWREAATSLSNPIEIDFQTSGPVFNASVHSDTPSVTRGDLIKLFCIVTVEGAVLDPDDMAFDVSWFAIHSFGLDKAPVLLSSLDRKGVVTTGQRDWKSTVSLERVSVLEFLLQVHGSEDQDFGNYYCSVTPWVRSPTGSWQREAEIHSRPIFITVKMDVLNAFKYPLLIGVGLSTVIGLLSCLIGYCSSHWCCKKEVRETRRERRRLMSMEMD; this is translated from the exons CTGTCTGTCGCGGGCGTGTGGTGAGAGTCCCCTCGGGCACCCTGGTTCGGGTGGTAGGCACCGAGCTGGTGATCCCTTGCAATGTCAGTGACTATGACGGCCCCAGCGAGCAAAACTTTGACTGGAGCTTCTCGACTTCGGGGAGCAGCTTTGTGGAGcttgccagcacttgggaggtgggctTCCCCGCGCAGCAGTACCGGGAGCGGCTGCAGCGGGGTGACATCCTGCTGAGGAGAACTGCCAATGACGCTGTGGAACTGCACATAAAGAACGTCCAGCCCTCCGACCAAGGCCACTACAAGTGCTCAACCCCGAGCACAGACGCCACTGTCCAGGGCAACTATGAGGATACAGTGCAGGTTAAAG ttCTGGCAGATGCCCTGGTGGTGGGCCCCAGCTCTCGGCCTCCTCCGGGCCTGAGCCTGCGTGAGGGGGAGCCTTTTGAGTTGCGATGTATCGCATCTACCATGTCACCATTGCACACTCACCTGGCGCTTCGGTGGGAACTGCACCGTGGCCCAGTGCATCGCAGCATCCTAGCCCTAAGCCACGAGGGCAGGTTTCATCCAGGCCTTGGCTATGAGCAGCGCTACCACAGTGGGGACGTACGCCTGGACACAGTGGGCAGTGACGCCTACCGTCTCTCTGTGGCCCGGGCGCTGTCCGCAGACCAGGGTTCCTACAGGTGTGTGGTCAGCGAGTGGATCACAGAGCAAGGCAACTGGCAAGAAATCCAAGAAAAAGCTGTGGAGGTGGCTACTGTGGTGATCCAGCCGACAG CTCTGCAGTTGGCTGTGCCCAGGACAGTGTCCGTGACTGAAGGAAAAGACCTGGACCTTTCTTGTAACATCACCACAGACCGTGTGGATGATGTCCGGCCCGAGGTGACATGGTACTTCAAAAAGACACCGGATACCTCCTTGCTTGCCTCGCACATGCTGGCTCGGCTGGACCGGGATTCTCTGGTACACAGTTCACCGCACGTTGCCCTCAGCCATGTGGATACCCGCTCCTACCATCTACTGGTGCGAGATGTCAGCAAGGAAAACTCTGGGTACTACCTCTGCCTTGTGGCCCTCTGGGCTCCAGGGCACAACAGGAGCTGGCACAAGGTGGCAGAGACTGTGTCTGCCCCGTCCAGTGTAAGCGTGACCTGGCTAG aaCCGGAGTACCAGGTCTACCTGAACGCATCTAAGATCCCTGGGTTTTCAGATGACCCCACAGAACTGCAGTGCCGGGTGGTGGACACGAAGCGTGTGGAGGCCGGTGTCCGACTTACCGTGTCATGGTACTACAGGATGAACCGTCGCAGCGACGACGTGGTGGCCAGCGAGCTTCTCGCCGTCATGGATGGGGACTGGACTCTGAGATACGGGGAGAGGAGCAAGCAGCGGGCCCAGGATGGGGAGTTTATTTTCTCCAAGGAGCACACAGACACGTTCAGTTTCCGCATCCAAAGGACTACGGAGGAAGACAGGGGCAGTTACTACTGTGTTGTGTCTGCCTGGACCAGGCAGAGAAACAGCAGCTGGGTGAAAAGCAAGGATGTCTTCTCCAAGCCCGTCAACATATTCTGGGCCTCTGAAG ATTCCGTGCTCGTGGTGAAGGCCCGGCAGCCAAAGCCTTTCTTTGCCGCGGGGAATACATTCGAGATGACTTGCAAAGTGTCTTCCAAGAATATTAAGTCGCCACGCTATTCGGTCCTCATCACGGCTGAGAAGCCTGTCGGGGACCTCTCCAGTCCCAATGAAACCAAGTACATCATCTCCCTGGACCAGGATTCCGTGGTAAAGGTGGAGAACTGGACCGACGCGTCGCGAGTAGATGGCGTTGTGTTGGAAAAGGTTCAAGAGGACGAATTCCGATACCGAATGTACCAGACTCAGGTCTCTGATGCGGGGCTGTACCGCTGCGTGGTGACAGCCTGGTCTCCGATTGGGGGCAGCTTGTGGCGAGAGGCTGCGACTAGCCTCTCCAATCCTATTGAGATTGACTTCCAAACCTCAG GTCCCGTGTTTAATGCCTCCGTGCATTCAGACACGCCATCCGTCACCCGGGGAGATCTCATCAAGTTGTTCTGTATTGTCACTGTTGAAGGAGCTGTGCTGGATCCAG ACGACATGGCCTTCGATGTGTCCTGGTTTGCGATACACTCGTTTGGCTTGGACAAGGCTCCCGTCCTCCTATCCTCCCTGGACCGGAAGGGAGTCGTGACTACGGGCCAGAGGGACTGGAAGAGCACAGTCAGCCTAGAGCGAGTGAGCGTGCTGGAATTCTTGCTGCAAGTGCACGGTTCTGAGGACCAGGACTTCGGCAACTACTACTGTTCTGTGACTCCGTGGGTGCGGTCACCGACAGGCTCCTGGCAGCGGGAAGCTGAGATCCACTCCAGGCCCATCTTTATAACTGTGAAGATGGATG